The Streptomyces sp. A2-16 sequence GTGCACGCCGTCGCCGAGGGGCACGCCGGCGAGGGCATCCTCAACTACGCGATGCTCTTCTTCGCCATCTGGTGGGCCTGGATGAACTTCACGTGGTTCGCCTCGGCGTACGACAACGACGACGCGCTCTACCGGGTCGTGACCCTGCTGCAGATGGCCGGTGTCCTGGTGCTGGCGGCCGGGGTGTCCCGGGCGTTCGACGACCACGAGTTCCTGGCCGTGTGGCTGGGCTACGTGATCATGCGGCTGGCGCTGATCGCGCAATGGCTGCGAGTGGCGCGCTCGACGGAGGGCGCGGAGCGGACGATGGCCCTGCGATACGTGTTCGGCGTGCTGCTGTGCCAGGTCGGCTGGCTGGGACTGCTGGTGCTGCCGGAGGGCGGGCGGCCCTGGGTCTTCCTGGTGATGGCGGTGCTGGAGATGTGTGTGCCGCCGTTCGCCGAGCGGGACCATCCGACGTCGTGGCACCCGCACCACATCGCGGAACGCTACGGCCTGTTCACGATCATCGTGCTCGGCGAGACGATCGCCGCCGCCACGGTCGCGGTGAAGTCCGGCATCGACGAGAACGACGCGCTGGACGAGCTGTTGCCGATCGCCGCGGGTGGACTGCTGATCATCTTCGCCGCGTGGTGGATCTACTTCGTGGTGCCCATCCACGGCCATCTCCGCTCCAACAGACAGGCGTTCCTGTGGGGATACGGCCACTACCTGGTCTTCGCC is a genomic window containing:
- a CDS encoding low temperature requirement protein A: MTSRPTRSPLRRLTARGRDEAHRVASPLELFFDLCFVVAIAQAGVGLVHAVAEGHAGEGILNYAMLFFAIWWAWMNFTWFASAYDNDDALYRVVTLLQMAGVLVLAAGVSRAFDDHEFLAVWLGYVIMRLALIAQWLRVARSTEGAERTMALRYVFGVLLCQVGWLGLLVLPEGGRPWVFLVMAVLEMCVPPFAERDHPTSWHPHHIAERYGLFTIIVLGETIAAATVAVKSGIDENDALDELLPIAAGGLLIIFAAWWIYFVVPIHGHLRSNRQAFLWGYGHYLVFASAAAIGAGLEVAVEQAVGKAHISTLAASASVTLPTALYLLTVWLLHSRYFKVGIAQQLVLPVTALLVICCTFLGDWAVFAAGIVAALAVVTGTTLTARMAVREREEAVRAA